The proteins below are encoded in one region of Drosophila santomea strain STO CAGO 1482 chromosome 2R, Prin_Dsan_1.1, whole genome shotgun sequence:
- the LOC120444367 gene encoding uncharacterized protein C03B8.3 isoform X2 yields MQNTFQAAFSGLTRQYIIKQSWPCGRKLLRTKLIIPPSSTSSPFKCRNYSKFSTHLSMDRAMELLCNLDDEERSNLRSALGRLDADKEKKLYESQLAFGSWRTRFGRLSNKTELGQVIAGTFCAVPDDWLRKKLVETAASPTAGQLYSIFFVNAVPFVAFGFLDNFIMIMAGEYIEYYLGHFITLSTMAAAGLGNTISDILGITMATYVENGCQILGLKQPNLTPAQFELKSSKRSSSYGRIVGITVGCLLGMCPLWYMDEKADKRGPLHCLSC; encoded by the exons ATGCAAAATACATTTCAAGCCGCTTTTAGCGGTTTAACGCGACAATACATTATAAAGCAGTCGTGGCCCTGTGGCAGAAAGCTCTTAAGGACGAAACTGATAATCCCACCGTCTTCTACATCTAGCCCATTTAAATGTCGAAACTACTCAAAGTTTAGCACACATCTGTCCATGGATAGGGCGATGGAGCTGCTATGCAACCTTGATGATGAGGAACGCAGCAACCTGCGCTCAGCTCTTGGCAGGCTAGATGCCGACAAGGAAAAAAAGTTGTACGAGA GTCAACTGGCTTTCGGTAGTTGGCGCACTCGGTTCGGACGACTTTCTAATAAGACGGAGTTGGGCCAAGTTATTGCGGGAACTTTTTGTGCAGTCCCTGATGATTGGCTGCGAAAAAAATTGG TTGAGACGGCAGCATCACCCACTGCAGGTCAATTATACAGTA ttttctttgtAAATGCTGTGCCGTTTGTCGCTTTTGGATTTCTTGACAATTTTATAATGATCATGGCG GGGgaatatattgaatattatttgGGCCACTTTATAACGCTGTCTACAATGGCAGCGGCAGGACTAGGCAACACTATAAGCGATATTTTGGGAATCACTATGGCCACCTACGTTGAGAATGGGTGCCAGATATTGGGTCTAAAGCAGCCCAATTTGACTCCAGCGCAATTCGAATTAAAGTCTAGCAAGAGGTCGTCAAGTTAC gGTCGGATTGTCGGCATCACTGTGGGCTGTCTGCTTGGAATGTGCCCTTTATGGTATATGGATGAAAAAGCAGATAAG CGAGGACCGTTGCACTGCCTTAGCTGTTGA
- the LOC120444367 gene encoding uncharacterized protein C03B8.3 isoform X3, whose amino-acid sequence MQNTFQAAFSGLTRQYIIKQSWPCGRKLLRTKLIIPPSSTSSPFKCRNYSKFSTHLSMDRAMELLCNLDDEERSNLRSALGRLDADKEKKLYESQLAFGSWRTRFGRLSNKTELGQVIAGTFCAVPDDWLRKKLVETAASPTAGQLYSIFFVNAVPFVAFGFLDNFIMIMAGEYIEYYLGHFITLSTMAAAGLGNTISDILGITMATYVENGCQILGLKQPNLTPAQFELKSSKRSSSYGRIVGITVGCLLGMCPLWYMDEKADKFAFGVENS is encoded by the exons ATGCAAAATACATTTCAAGCCGCTTTTAGCGGTTTAACGCGACAATACATTATAAAGCAGTCGTGGCCCTGTGGCAGAAAGCTCTTAAGGACGAAACTGATAATCCCACCGTCTTCTACATCTAGCCCATTTAAATGTCGAAACTACTCAAAGTTTAGCACACATCTGTCCATGGATAGGGCGATGGAGCTGCTATGCAACCTTGATGATGAGGAACGCAGCAACCTGCGCTCAGCTCTTGGCAGGCTAGATGCCGACAAGGAAAAAAAGTTGTACGAGA GTCAACTGGCTTTCGGTAGTTGGCGCACTCGGTTCGGACGACTTTCTAATAAGACGGAGTTGGGCCAAGTTATTGCGGGAACTTTTTGTGCAGTCCCTGATGATTGGCTGCGAAAAAAATTGG TTGAGACGGCAGCATCACCCACTGCAGGTCAATTATACAGTA ttttctttgtAAATGCTGTGCCGTTTGTCGCTTTTGGATTTCTTGACAATTTTATAATGATCATGGCG GGGgaatatattgaatattatttgGGCCACTTTATAACGCTGTCTACAATGGCAGCGGCAGGACTAGGCAACACTATAAGCGATATTTTGGGAATCACTATGGCCACCTACGTTGAGAATGGGTGCCAGATATTGGGTCTAAAGCAGCCCAATTTGACTCCAGCGCAATTCGAATTAAAGTCTAGCAAGAGGTCGTCAAGTTAC gGTCGGATTGTCGGCATCACTGTGGGCTGTCTGCTTGGAATGTGCCCTTTATGGTATATGGATGAAAAAGCAGATAAG TTTGCCTTCGGAGTTGAAAACAGTTGA
- the LOC120444367 gene encoding transmembrane protein 65 isoform X4, translating to MQNTFQAAFSGLTRQYIIKQSWPCGRKLLRTKLIIPPSSTSSPFKCRNYSKFSTHLSMDRAMELLCNLDDEERSNLRSALGRLDADKEKKLYEIETAASPTAGQLYSIFFVNAVPFVAFGFLDNFIMIMAGEYIEYYLGHFITLSTMAAAGLGNTISDILGITMATYVENGCQILGLKQPNLTPAQFELKSSKRSSSYGRIVGITVGCLLGMCPLWYMDEKADKVNVTDEIHKK from the exons ATGCAAAATACATTTCAAGCCGCTTTTAGCGGTTTAACGCGACAATACATTATAAAGCAGTCGTGGCCCTGTGGCAGAAAGCTCTTAAGGACGAAACTGATAATCCCACCGTCTTCTACATCTAGCCCATTTAAATGTCGAAACTACTCAAAGTTTAGCACACATCTGTCCATGGATAGGGCGATGGAGCTGCTATGCAACCTTGATGATGAGGAACGCAGCAACCTGCGCTCAGCTCTTGGCAGGCTAGATGCCGACAAGGAAAAAAAGTTGTACGAGA TTGAGACGGCAGCATCACCCACTGCAGGTCAATTATACAGTA ttttctttgtAAATGCTGTGCCGTTTGTCGCTTTTGGATTTCTTGACAATTTTATAATGATCATGGCG GGGgaatatattgaatattatttgGGCCACTTTATAACGCTGTCTACAATGGCAGCGGCAGGACTAGGCAACACTATAAGCGATATTTTGGGAATCACTATGGCCACCTACGTTGAGAATGGGTGCCAGATATTGGGTCTAAAGCAGCCCAATTTGACTCCAGCGCAATTCGAATTAAAGTCTAGCAAGAGGTCGTCAAGTTAC gGTCGGATTGTCGGCATCACTGTGGGCTGTCTGCTTGGAATGTGCCCTTTATGGTATATGGATGAAAAAGCAGATAAGGTGAACGTAACTGATGAaatccacaaaaaataa
- the LOC120444367 gene encoding uncharacterized protein C03B8.3 isoform X1, with translation MQNTFQAAFSGLTRQYIIKQSWPCGRKLLRTKLIIPPSSTSSPFKCRNYSKFSTHLSMDRAMELLCNLDDEERSNLRSALGRLDADKEKKLYESQLAFGSWRTRFGRLSNKTELGQVIAGTFCAVPDDWLRKKLVETAASPTAGQLYSIFFVNAVPFVAFGFLDNFIMIMAGEYIEYYLGHFITLSTMAAAGLGNTISDILGITMATYVENGCQILGLKQPNLTPAQFELKSSKRSSSYGRIVGITVGCLLGMCPLWYMDEKADKVNVTDEIHKK, from the exons ATGCAAAATACATTTCAAGCCGCTTTTAGCGGTTTAACGCGACAATACATTATAAAGCAGTCGTGGCCCTGTGGCAGAAAGCTCTTAAGGACGAAACTGATAATCCCACCGTCTTCTACATCTAGCCCATTTAAATGTCGAAACTACTCAAAGTTTAGCACACATCTGTCCATGGATAGGGCGATGGAGCTGCTATGCAACCTTGATGATGAGGAACGCAGCAACCTGCGCTCAGCTCTTGGCAGGCTAGATGCCGACAAGGAAAAAAAGTTGTACGAGA GTCAACTGGCTTTCGGTAGTTGGCGCACTCGGTTCGGACGACTTTCTAATAAGACGGAGTTGGGCCAAGTTATTGCGGGAACTTTTTGTGCAGTCCCTGATGATTGGCTGCGAAAAAAATTGG TTGAGACGGCAGCATCACCCACTGCAGGTCAATTATACAGTA ttttctttgtAAATGCTGTGCCGTTTGTCGCTTTTGGATTTCTTGACAATTTTATAATGATCATGGCG GGGgaatatattgaatattatttgGGCCACTTTATAACGCTGTCTACAATGGCAGCGGCAGGACTAGGCAACACTATAAGCGATATTTTGGGAATCACTATGGCCACCTACGTTGAGAATGGGTGCCAGATATTGGGTCTAAAGCAGCCCAATTTGACTCCAGCGCAATTCGAATTAAAGTCTAGCAAGAGGTCGTCAAGTTAC gGTCGGATTGTCGGCATCACTGTGGGCTGTCTGCTTGGAATGTGCCCTTTATGGTATATGGATGAAAAAGCAGATAAGGTGAACGTAACTGATGAaatccacaaaaaataa